A window of the Cheilinus undulatus linkage group 21, ASM1832078v1, whole genome shotgun sequence genome harbors these coding sequences:
- the LOC121529288 gene encoding myocardin-related transcription factor A-like isoform X2 codes for MHVLEETSAEPSLQARQLQLKRARLADDLSDKISHQPAELIHNNILPVPPSLEQAILETEIPKAALDNWSCDEDSGYSLSPEQPVNQESSLILLPQASPPPCTQVTLPSQTTQISGSSPLLKLADQLVTPSTQSTCVTSQKKSQLKPNADYSAQKQKKVKDDKPKIKKLKYHQYVPPDQRGDKEPSICLDSPYAKIVQQQQLVLQLQIINQQQQQNYHAILPATLKPQMDQQSSSSTPPVSTPSTVLSNQGCHKNLSSASTAWTKPATLPPNLDEMKVAELKSELKLRSLPVSGTKIDLIERLRTYQGLNEGSSTTSFLTAGGTTGLTTGEEGKSSKTAAAATINNNTSQHHTSLSASFSSTSVTLAPSHCSPGCMSPEDTGFNCDQQQERMSSPHTQLSLQACSAAPLPNIKEEQMCSTSAPCQFTSKPACLQKHRPVSLTGPSTTASAPVVTMDKDKMLREKDKQIEELTRMLRQIQRVVEALRMQLECGKRGGHVPETHVLVRVKQEPPDKPSVPLSFHNPPLIPAPAPFRREMDVTKVSVKQETIEAEEFVSETTVQIPDAYRLPKPSTQTPEAREQIKLQMKPEQTSTLRKQHLHLQQTTPKLAHHQAIEKHLLQRRHNSQSPQQTPQRLESEPKLSHQQKTKSHKPKLKQQKQLLRQHPQEMQLKQQTSLKQQKLCMQPQKSEQLQRTQVQTKMLLKQQQEQQQVPQVNINQVTGWLELNLLKRDLTPTLVSDGNSNSSLITLTNYITGNQRSDAPGSKAANHIPQVKNGGPQVSVEQPEQEVVPHPSTLESFLKDQETSLSGRNTLSPSSQNIVCPCRDDLLSPLSSASIKLSAPSPDKKDREHEDDFIDSTLQRGESLSAFKPSSTRPLDELNPNPSSSPCLNIPQFPLSEPQTLLVPTEEEQHLSNAGSGCLEDFLESTMGKPLLGVEPGGPLTLIDDLHSEMLCTPSILDPPPSPMDTLDIAAERERGADSMDWLDFDVGGKKEEEAMTLDPLGPQTPPSVFSTDFLDSCDLQIHWDSCL; via the exons ATGCACGTCCTGGAGG AGACGTCCGCAGAGCCATCGCTCCAGGCCAGGCAGCTGCAGCTGAAGAGAGCTCGCCTCGCTGATGATCTGAGCGATAAGATCTCACACCAGCCTGCGGAGCTGATCCACAACAACATCCTACCTGTTCCCCCCAGCCTTGAGCAGGCTATCTTAG AGACGGAGATTCCAAAGGCTGCTCTTGATAACTGGTCTTGTGACGAGGACAGTGGCTACAGTCTGTCTCCAGAACAGCCGGTGAACCAGGAATCTTCGCTGATCCTCCTTCCTCAGGCTTCACCCCCACCTTGTACGCAG GTCACACTTCCTTCTCAAACTACCCAAATCTCTGGATCCTCCCCATTATTGAAGCTGGCTGATCAATTAGTCACACCATCAACACAGAGTACATGTGTGACATCACAGAAGAAG TCCCAGCTTAAACCAAATGCTGACTACTCCgcacagaaacagaagaaagTAAAGGATGACAAACCAAAG attaaaaagttaaagtacCATCAGTATGTTCCCCCTGACCAAAGGGGAGATAAGGAGCCTTCTATCTGTCTGGACTCACCCTATGCCAAGATcgtccagcagcagcagctcgtCTTGCAGCTCCAGATCATTAatcagcagcaacagcagaacTACCACGCCATCCTGCCTGCAACACTGAA ACCTCAGATGGATCAGCAGTCATCCTCCTCCACTCCACCTGTCTCCACCCCTTCAACAGTCCTGTCAAACCAGGGCTGTCATAAGAATCTGAGTTCTGCTTCTACAGCTTGGACAAAACCAGCGACTTTACCTCCGAACCTGGATGAAATGAAG GTTGCAGAGCTGAAATCTGAGTTGAAGCTGCGCAGCCTGCCCGTCTCCGGCACCAAAATCGACCTCATTGAGAGGCTGAGGACCTACCAGGGACTGAATGAAGGGAGCAGCACTACCTCCTTTCTGACAGCAGGGGGTACCACAGGGCTGACGACTGGAGAAGAAGGAAAATCCTCCAAAACTGCTGCAGCCGCTACCATCAACAACAACACATCACAGCATCACACATCTCTGAGCG CCTCATTCTCCTCCACATCCGTCACACTCGCCCCCTCCCACTGCTCGCCGGGCTGTATGAGCCCTGAGGACACAGGCTTTAACTGTGACCAACAACAGGAAAGG ATGAGTTCACCTCACACCCAGCTGAGCCTTCAGGCGTGTTCAGCTGCTCCACTCCcaaatattaaagaagagcaGATGTGCTCCACCTCAGCACCTTGTCAATTCACTTCAAAGCCAGCCTGTCTGCAGAAACATCGTCCAGTCTCATTAACTGGCCCCAGCACCACAGCCTCAGCTCCAGTAGTGACTATGGACAAAGACAAAATGCTAAGGGAAAAAGACAAGCAGATAGAGGAATTAACCCGGATGCTGAGGCAGATACAGAGGGTAGTGGAGGCGCTGAGGATGCAGCTGGAGTGTGGTAAAAGAGGAGGACATGTGCCAGAGACCCATGTTCTTGTAAGAGTTAAACAAGAGCCTCCAGATAAGCCCAGTGTCCCTCTTTCATTCCACAACCCACCATTAATTCCTGCACCAGCGCCCTTTAGACGTGAGATGGATGTTACAAAAGTTTCTGTCAAACAGGAAACCATCGAGGCGGAGGAATTTGTTTCTGAGACAACTGTGCAAATACCAGATGCTTACAGATTACCAAAACCTTCAACCCAAACTCCGGAGGCACGGGAGCAAATTAAACTCCAAATGAAGCCAGAGCAGACAAGCACTCTGAGAAAACAACACTTACATCTCCAGCAAACCACTCCAAAGTTGGCTCATCATCAAGCCATAGAGAAACACTTGCTACAGCGACGGCACAACAGTCAGAGCCCACAACAAACGCCTCAGAGGTTGGAGAGTGAGCCCAAACTTTCTCATCAGCAAAAGACGAAATCACACAAACCAAAGCTCAAACAGCAGAAGCAACTTTTGAGGCAACACCCACAAGAGATGCAGCTGAAGCAACAAACTTcattaaagcagcaaaagttgTGTATGCAGCCGCAGAAGTCTGAACAGCTGCAAAGAACCCAAGTACAGACCAAGATGCTTCTAAAGCAGCAACAGGAGCAACAGCAG GTGCCTCAAGTAAACATCAACCAGGTAACAGGCTGGTTAGAGTTGAATCTCCTCAAGAGGGACTTAACTCCAACCTTGGTCAGCGATGGCAACAGTAACAGCTCTCTAATTACACTGACCAATTACATCACAGGGAACCAAAGATCTGACGCACCTGGGAGCAAAGCAGCCAATCATATTCCACAG gTGAAGAATGGTGGACCACAGGTGTCTGTTGAACAGCCTGAACAGGAAGTTGTGCCTCACCCTTCTACCCTGGAGTCTTTTCTcaaggaccaggagacatcgcTCTCAGGCAGAAACACATTATCGCCTTCCTCCCAAAATATT GTTTGTCCCTGTAGAGATGATTTGTTGAGTCCGCTGTCTTCGGCTTCGATTAAATTGTCTGCTCCATCACCGGATAAAAAA GATAGAGAGCATGAAGATGATTTTATTGACAGCACTTTGCAGAGAGGAG AATCTCTGTCTGCTTTCAAACCATCCTCTACCCGTCCACTAGATGAACTGAATCCAAACCCCTCCTCCTCACCCTGTCTTAACATCCCACAGTTTCCCCTCTCAGAGCCCCAGACTCTGTTAGTTCCCACAGAAGAGGAGCAGCACCTCAGTAATGCTGGGAGTGGATGTCTCGAGGACTTTCTAGAAAGCACCATGGGAAAGCCTCTCCTCGGGGTGGAGCCCGGCGGTCCTTTGACGTTAATTGATGACCTCCACAGTGAAATGCTGTGCACTCCTAGTATCTTGGACCCTCCCCCATCCCCGATGGATACCCTCGATATAGCAGCTGAGAGGGAGCGAGGTGCGGACAGTATGGATTGGTTGGATTTCGATGTgggaggaaaaaaggaggaggaagcCATGACTCTGGACCCTCTGGGACCTCAAACGCCCCCTAGTGTCTTTTCTACAGATTTCTTGGATAGTTGTGACCTTCAGATCCACTGGGACTCCTGCCTTTAA
- the LOC121529288 gene encoding myocardin-related transcription factor A-like isoform X1, with protein sequence MYRHLDKTVTDFSFWSVFIEFTLDIFPDFLMSAMLEHLPCVRTDPAPIRTPSVSRSVADRAVRFELERRACQSLRQVLQLKLQQRRSRGGMVMPPLKSSAAIHENRRSLEPAQTEDYLKRQIGSSVPIQMHVLEETSAEPSLQARQLQLKRARLADDLSDKISHQPAELIHNNILPVPPSLEQAILETEIPKAALDNWSCDEDSGYSLSPEQPVNQESSLILLPQASPPPCTQVTLPSQTTQISGSSPLLKLADQLVTPSTQSTCVTSQKKSQLKPNADYSAQKQKKVKDDKPKIKKLKYHQYVPPDQRGDKEPSICLDSPYAKIVQQQQLVLQLQIINQQQQQNYHAILPATLKPQMDQQSSSSTPPVSTPSTVLSNQGCHKNLSSASTAWTKPATLPPNLDEMKVAELKSELKLRSLPVSGTKIDLIERLRTYQGLNEGSSTTSFLTAGGTTGLTTGEEGKSSKTAAAATINNNTSQHHTSLSASFSSTSVTLAPSHCSPGCMSPEDTGFNCDQQQERMSSPHTQLSLQACSAAPLPNIKEEQMCSTSAPCQFTSKPACLQKHRPVSLTGPSTTASAPVVTMDKDKMLREKDKQIEELTRMLRQIQRVVEALRMQLECGKRGGHVPETHVLVRVKQEPPDKPSVPLSFHNPPLIPAPAPFRREMDVTKVSVKQETIEAEEFVSETTVQIPDAYRLPKPSTQTPEAREQIKLQMKPEQTSTLRKQHLHLQQTTPKLAHHQAIEKHLLQRRHNSQSPQQTPQRLESEPKLSHQQKTKSHKPKLKQQKQLLRQHPQEMQLKQQTSLKQQKLCMQPQKSEQLQRTQVQTKMLLKQQQEQQQVPQVNINQVTGWLELNLLKRDLTPTLVSDGNSNSSLITLTNYITGNQRSDAPGSKAANHIPQVKNGGPQVSVEQPEQEVVPHPSTLESFLKDQETSLSGRNTLSPSSQNIVCPCRDDLLSPLSSASIKLSAPSPDKKDREHEDDFIDSTLQRGESLSAFKPSSTRPLDELNPNPSSSPCLNIPQFPLSEPQTLLVPTEEEQHLSNAGSGCLEDFLESTMGKPLLGVEPGGPLTLIDDLHSEMLCTPSILDPPPSPMDTLDIAAERERGADSMDWLDFDVGGKKEEEAMTLDPLGPQTPPSVFSTDFLDSCDLQIHWDSCL encoded by the exons CTTTGAAAAGTTCAGCTGCCATCCATGAGAACAGACGGAGCTTGGAGCCAGCTCAG actGAGGACTACCTAAAGAGACAGATTGGAAGCTCTGTACCAATCCAAATGCACGTCCTGGAGG AGACGTCCGCAGAGCCATCGCTCCAGGCCAGGCAGCTGCAGCTGAAGAGAGCTCGCCTCGCTGATGATCTGAGCGATAAGATCTCACACCAGCCTGCGGAGCTGATCCACAACAACATCCTACCTGTTCCCCCCAGCCTTGAGCAGGCTATCTTAG AGACGGAGATTCCAAAGGCTGCTCTTGATAACTGGTCTTGTGACGAGGACAGTGGCTACAGTCTGTCTCCAGAACAGCCGGTGAACCAGGAATCTTCGCTGATCCTCCTTCCTCAGGCTTCACCCCCACCTTGTACGCAG GTCACACTTCCTTCTCAAACTACCCAAATCTCTGGATCCTCCCCATTATTGAAGCTGGCTGATCAATTAGTCACACCATCAACACAGAGTACATGTGTGACATCACAGAAGAAG TCCCAGCTTAAACCAAATGCTGACTACTCCgcacagaaacagaagaaagTAAAGGATGACAAACCAAAG attaaaaagttaaagtacCATCAGTATGTTCCCCCTGACCAAAGGGGAGATAAGGAGCCTTCTATCTGTCTGGACTCACCCTATGCCAAGATcgtccagcagcagcagctcgtCTTGCAGCTCCAGATCATTAatcagcagcaacagcagaacTACCACGCCATCCTGCCTGCAACACTGAA ACCTCAGATGGATCAGCAGTCATCCTCCTCCACTCCACCTGTCTCCACCCCTTCAACAGTCCTGTCAAACCAGGGCTGTCATAAGAATCTGAGTTCTGCTTCTACAGCTTGGACAAAACCAGCGACTTTACCTCCGAACCTGGATGAAATGAAG GTTGCAGAGCTGAAATCTGAGTTGAAGCTGCGCAGCCTGCCCGTCTCCGGCACCAAAATCGACCTCATTGAGAGGCTGAGGACCTACCAGGGACTGAATGAAGGGAGCAGCACTACCTCCTTTCTGACAGCAGGGGGTACCACAGGGCTGACGACTGGAGAAGAAGGAAAATCCTCCAAAACTGCTGCAGCCGCTACCATCAACAACAACACATCACAGCATCACACATCTCTGAGCG CCTCATTCTCCTCCACATCCGTCACACTCGCCCCCTCCCACTGCTCGCCGGGCTGTATGAGCCCTGAGGACACAGGCTTTAACTGTGACCAACAACAGGAAAGG ATGAGTTCACCTCACACCCAGCTGAGCCTTCAGGCGTGTTCAGCTGCTCCACTCCcaaatattaaagaagagcaGATGTGCTCCACCTCAGCACCTTGTCAATTCACTTCAAAGCCAGCCTGTCTGCAGAAACATCGTCCAGTCTCATTAACTGGCCCCAGCACCACAGCCTCAGCTCCAGTAGTGACTATGGACAAAGACAAAATGCTAAGGGAAAAAGACAAGCAGATAGAGGAATTAACCCGGATGCTGAGGCAGATACAGAGGGTAGTGGAGGCGCTGAGGATGCAGCTGGAGTGTGGTAAAAGAGGAGGACATGTGCCAGAGACCCATGTTCTTGTAAGAGTTAAACAAGAGCCTCCAGATAAGCCCAGTGTCCCTCTTTCATTCCACAACCCACCATTAATTCCTGCACCAGCGCCCTTTAGACGTGAGATGGATGTTACAAAAGTTTCTGTCAAACAGGAAACCATCGAGGCGGAGGAATTTGTTTCTGAGACAACTGTGCAAATACCAGATGCTTACAGATTACCAAAACCTTCAACCCAAACTCCGGAGGCACGGGAGCAAATTAAACTCCAAATGAAGCCAGAGCAGACAAGCACTCTGAGAAAACAACACTTACATCTCCAGCAAACCACTCCAAAGTTGGCTCATCATCAAGCCATAGAGAAACACTTGCTACAGCGACGGCACAACAGTCAGAGCCCACAACAAACGCCTCAGAGGTTGGAGAGTGAGCCCAAACTTTCTCATCAGCAAAAGACGAAATCACACAAACCAAAGCTCAAACAGCAGAAGCAACTTTTGAGGCAACACCCACAAGAGATGCAGCTGAAGCAACAAACTTcattaaagcagcaaaagttgTGTATGCAGCCGCAGAAGTCTGAACAGCTGCAAAGAACCCAAGTACAGACCAAGATGCTTCTAAAGCAGCAACAGGAGCAACAGCAG GTGCCTCAAGTAAACATCAACCAGGTAACAGGCTGGTTAGAGTTGAATCTCCTCAAGAGGGACTTAACTCCAACCTTGGTCAGCGATGGCAACAGTAACAGCTCTCTAATTACACTGACCAATTACATCACAGGGAACCAAAGATCTGACGCACCTGGGAGCAAAGCAGCCAATCATATTCCACAG gTGAAGAATGGTGGACCACAGGTGTCTGTTGAACAGCCTGAACAGGAAGTTGTGCCTCACCCTTCTACCCTGGAGTCTTTTCTcaaggaccaggagacatcgcTCTCAGGCAGAAACACATTATCGCCTTCCTCCCAAAATATT GTTTGTCCCTGTAGAGATGATTTGTTGAGTCCGCTGTCTTCGGCTTCGATTAAATTGTCTGCTCCATCACCGGATAAAAAA GATAGAGAGCATGAAGATGATTTTATTGACAGCACTTTGCAGAGAGGAG AATCTCTGTCTGCTTTCAAACCATCCTCTACCCGTCCACTAGATGAACTGAATCCAAACCCCTCCTCCTCACCCTGTCTTAACATCCCACAGTTTCCCCTCTCAGAGCCCCAGACTCTGTTAGTTCCCACAGAAGAGGAGCAGCACCTCAGTAATGCTGGGAGTGGATGTCTCGAGGACTTTCTAGAAAGCACCATGGGAAAGCCTCTCCTCGGGGTGGAGCCCGGCGGTCCTTTGACGTTAATTGATGACCTCCACAGTGAAATGCTGTGCACTCCTAGTATCTTGGACCCTCCCCCATCCCCGATGGATACCCTCGATATAGCAGCTGAGAGGGAGCGAGGTGCGGACAGTATGGATTGGTTGGATTTCGATGTgggaggaaaaaaggaggaggaagcCATGACTCTGGACCCTCTGGGACCTCAAACGCCCCCTAGTGTCTTTTCTACAGATTTCTTGGATAGTTGTGACCTTCAGATCCACTGGGACTCCTGCCTTTAA